In Methanocaldococcus sp. FS406-22, the genomic stretch CAAATACTCTATCCAATCCTGTAGCCATTAACATCTGCTTATACAACTGAGGACTCTGCCCTAAAAATGCCTCTCTCTCAAAGTATGAGATAGGGAAGAGTTCAGTTCCTCCTTCAGTGCAACTTGCTACTAATTTTGGAGTATTTACTTCAATAAATCCTTCATTGTATAATGTGTTTCTTACTGATTTTAGCATTTCACTTCTAATCTTAAATATTGCCTGAACCTTTGGCCTTCTCAAATCTAAAAATCTGTTTTCTAATCTTGTATCCAACTCTGCTGGAACTTTTTCAGCTGGGTCTAATGGAAGAGGTCTTTTGGCAGTATTTATGATTTCCAACTCTAATGGAAGTATTTCAAATCCGTTTGGAGCTTTCTCATTTGCTATAACTTTCCCTCTGACAGCTATAACATCCTCAGCTCCAAGTTTCTTTATTTGACTAAACAACTCATCTCCAACTTTCTGTTTTGGTGCTACAATCTGCACTGTTCCCTCTCTATCTCTCAAAATGACAAATATAATCTTCCCTAAGGCTCTAATTGAATGAACCCAACCCATTACAATAACTTCTTCTCCATCCATTTCTGGTGTAATCTCTGCCGAGTAATGTGTTCTTCTCCACTTCATTTAATCACCTTATAAAGTTTAGAGTGTTTCTTAATCCCATGGAACTTTTAAGGTTAATATAGTGTCCTTCAAAACTCTTTGGAATAATTAATGTATAAATGAATACCTTCCCAAAGGAAGGTATTCAAATCTTCTTTATAAATTTTATTAATTTTGAAAGACACTATAGTTTAAATGGTTTTTATAGTTTCCTAAGATTTTATTTATTTGTATATTTGAGTTATTTAATTCATTTATAAATAAAAATAATATAAATAATAACTACCTACTACTTTCTACTTTATAGTATAAGGTAAATAGTTCCCAAATTCAATCTTCCTAACTAATTCCCAGCTCTTTTCATCTAAAATGTGCATTTCTGAGAATGAGAAGGTGTATAGATAATCATTTATAAATAAAGCTCTCAAGACACCTGTTTTATGTTCGTCATCTTTAACCATCTCTATCTCTTTATTTTTAACTTTAAAGATATAAGCATGGTTATTTACTGGTAGAAAGAATATCTTATACTTCTCATCCCATAAAAATGCATGATAATCTCTTAAAGCTGGACTCCACCATTCTTTGAGTTTATATTTATCAATCTCTCTAAGTTGGAAATGTCAAACAATGAGATTTTTAACCTTCCATCATCATCCTTTCCAATGCCTATGAATAAATTATTGCCTATTGGATGTAAATATGTGGAATATCCAGGAATCTTTAGCTCCCCCAAAATCTTTGGATTCTTTGGGTCTTTTAAATCAATAACTAACAATGGATCTGTTTCTTTATATGTTACCACATAAGCTTTATCTCCCATAAACCTAACTGCATAAATTCTCTCTCCCTTCTCTAATCCAGTTAGTTTTCCAACTACATTTAAATCTTTATCTAATATGTAGATGTTGTTTGTCATCCTATCTCTGAATCTCCAATCCCCTATTGTTGTTGCTACTCTTAAATAGCCGTTATATTCATCCATGGCAAAGTTGTTTAAAAGATGCCCACTTACCTTTCCACTCTTCACTTCAAAGTTATCTAAGTCAATTTTAGCTATTCCAGTGTATTCATATTCTTCCCAGTGCTTTTCCAAATATTTTTCAAAATCGTTCTGCATTTTTTTCATTAGGTTGTGTCTCTTTTCAGATGGAAGGGAGTTTAAATATTTCCCAATTGTTTCAGTTATTTCGATAAACTTGGCATTATCTCTAAAGTCTTTATTTTCAATAACCCTTTTTATCTTGTTGGCAATTTCTGTTGGGAAATATTTATCAGCATTTTCATGTAAAAATTCAAGCATTAATTTTTGTTCATTAACTTTTAGATTATAGGCAAAGTATAAGTTGTTTTTTGACATGTATAAGGTTGTTCTATAGCTTCCAGCAATAGCTATTGAATTCTCAACTTCTCCAGTTTTTATATTTATTTTGCTGATTATATAAGTTATATCGAAATCTCTCATGTAGATTGGTGGCAATTCTGGAATATAGTATTTATCATAACCGATTTTATAGCCGTTCCATACAATTGGGCAATCAATAGAGTCTTTTCTAACCACCAAGTATAGCTTATTGTTATACAACCTTGAATCAACATAACTCTCATTTAAATTTATTTGCCAAATGATTTTTGGAGATTTTGGATTTGAGATGTCGTAGGAAGTTATTTTATCTCTACCGATAACAATCAGTGTGTTGTTTATTAAATAGAGGTATCCACTTTGGGAGATGTTGTTTATAATCTCCGCCTCTTCTGGTGGAAGAGGCTTAATTAAATAAACCTTTCCTTGGAAGAAATTTTGAGAGAAAGCTATAATATTACCATTCGTTTTTAGTATATCTGCCTCATCAACTCCTTTAACTTGGACATTTGTCTCTGAGTATCTTTCTGGTTCAGTTGAAATTTTTTCTGTATCAAGAGCTATCTCAACTGCCGCTTTCTCTGTTCCTTCAACTGCATATCTATAAGCCCCAACATAGTAATGTCCATAACTCTCTTCAACATTTTTCTTAAAATCCTCAAATTTTTCTTTAGATTCAACTGGAATTAATTTAAAATCTCCTTTTTTAAATAAACTTCCGTTTTCTTCTGGCTTTTCAAAGCATCCACAAATTAGAGAAGAAATTAATACCATAGATAGTCCAAAAGCTATTAGCTTCTTCATAGTTTCACCAAAAACTCAATTATCTAAGTTTATTTATATGTCTAAAAAAGATACTATAAAAGAGTTTTCAAATTGTTCGGTTATCTCCGAATGATTTTATAAGCTAAATAAATTATAAAAATCAATAAAAAAGCAGATATGATTAAAAAAATTAAAAATAATGGCTCTTGATGGGGAGTTGTTGATACCTTAGATACAGTATAAACCCTCTCCTCAACAGTTGTTTTTGATACAACATATATTTCTCTTGCTTGCAATTTTATTTGCTTAAATGCATAATAAACCCACATTCCAATTAGAGCAAAGATACTGCCAACTATTAAAATCAACGCCTCTAAGTTCTCTAAAACCTTTTTACCTTTGTTAGTTATCTTGTAATAAACCCATTTGCTGTGACTCTCCTTATCAACCAATCCCATTTTATATAAAGCATTTAAATGCTCACTTATTGTTGATTTTGACTTACCTAAAATCTTTGATAGTTCAGAGACCGTGTAATTCCTCTCATTTAGCTTTTTTAAAATTTCAATCTTTGTTTTTGAAAATAGCAGTTTCATATTCCCACAAAAATAAAAATAAAGTTAAATTAGCTCTCAACTGGTCTAAACTTATATCCATAGGTTATAACTCCATCATCACCATCCTCTTTTATCTTCCTAAATACTGCCTCAACCGGCATGCCTATATAAACATCTTCTGGCTTGCAATCTACTATCTGCCCAGTTATTCTTGCACCCTCCTCCAACTCAATGATTGCTATTACATAGGGAGCTTGCTTCTCAAAGTCCTTTGGTGGGACATGAACTACTGAATATGTATAAATCTTCCCTTTACCACTCAACTTTATCTCTTCAAACTCTGTCTTTCTTCTACACTTTGGACATATCTCCCTTGAAGGGAAATAAACTGTCCCGCAGTTTTTACATCTAACTCCAATTAGGTTGTATCTCTCTTTTATGTGTCTCCAACTTCTTACAACCATATTTATCCCTCAATAAGATTTTATCCCATGAAACTTTTAGTAAAAGTTAATAAAAACTCTCTCATCCAGTAATTAGCTTATCCCTCAATGAATATCTTATTCTCATTCAAATCAATCTTTTTAATCTCTCCTACAAACTCTTTCCTCTCTCCAAATAAATCAACTGCTATAACTTTATCTCCCTTTTTTTCAACAACCATAACATCTTCCATAACCAACTCTCCATTAAAGTAAAGGTTGCAACTACACATAATCATCAACTCGCATCCTCTTCTTCTTCAACATCAACCTCTAATGCTCCATCCTCATAGCCATAGAGTTCATAGATTTTTGATGATATGTAGAGGTCAATGAGCATAATTAACCTGCACTCTCCTCCAACCCACATTACACATCGGTCTTTTTTGCAGATGTCTTTTATAAATGGGCAGAACTTATCCATTTAGCTCATCCTTCTTATTTTTATTAAATGGCAGATAAGGGATATTTAACTTGGTCTTATCGTATATTATAAACCCTATTGCAAACAGACATGCAAATATTATTGTTGAAACTCATAAGAATATTGTCAGCCCATCAAATAGATAGTACCAAATAATAAAGTCCAATATTACGAATAAAATACTTCCAACTATCAAAGTAAGTGCTTCTTTTTTAAAATTTTCCATAATCTCATCCTAATTATTTTTTATCAGATAATATATGAACACAGACAGTTCCTCCAGTTCCTCCAACGTTTACCGTTATCCCATATCCGTTTTTAATCTCTACCTGCCTATCTTTAACTTCTTTATCTTGCTTTAACTGCCAATAGATTTCTCCAACCTGTCTAATTCCAGTTGCCCCCAACGCATGTCCTGCAGCTTTCAACCCCCCACTTGGATTTATAGCTGGGAAGCCATCATAGTCAATAGCTATTTTTTTATCATAAACTACCTTCCCAGCCTCTCCTTTTTTGCAGAAGCCGAGTTCTTCCATTAATATTAAGCCGTTTATAGCAAAGCAGTCATGGACTTCAGCAACATCTATATCCTTAGGTTCTATATTTGCCATTTTATAAGCTTTTTCACTTGCCACTCTTGCAGCTTTTAAGCTTGTTATACTCTCTCTGCTGTGCAATGCAATGGTATCGGATGCCTGAACACTTGCTTTAATATAGATGATGTCATCTTTGCTAACAAACTCTTTAGCTTTCTCTGCTTTACATACAATAAGGGCTGCAGCACCATCTGAAACTGGTGAGCAATGTAACAATCTTAAAGGCTCTGCAACTGGTGAGGAGTTGAGAACTTGCTCCAATGTAACTTTAAATGGGAATTGTGCATATCTGTTTTTTGAGGCATTTTCATGCATAATAACGCTCCACATTGATAGTTCTTCCAAAGTTAAGCCATATTCATACATATATCTTTGAGCCATCATCGCATATAATGATGGGAAAGTAGCTCCAAACAAAGCCTCCCATTCTTGGTCTGAGGCTGATGAGATAGCAGAGGTTGCATCAACGACATCTGTCATCTTTTCTACTCCTCCAACTAAGACAACATCACTTGCCCCACTTGCTACGTTTAACAC encodes the following:
- a CDS encoding Zn-ribbon domain-containing OB-fold protein; its protein translation is MVVRSWRHIKERYNLIGVRCKNCGTVYFPSREICPKCRRKTEFEEIKLSGKGKIYTYSVVHVPPKDFEKQAPYVIAIIELEEGARITGQIVDCKPEDVYIGMPVEAVFRKIKEDGDDGVITYGYKFRPVES
- a CDS encoding CooT family nickel-binding protein, with the translated sequence MCSCNLYFNGELVMEDVMVVEKKGDKVIAVDLFGERKEFVGEIKKIDLNENKIFIEG
- a CDS encoding thiolase domain-containing protein, translated to MRDVAIIGYGQTKFGELWERSFRSLIVEAGVKAVESAGIDGKDIDEMYVGNMSAGLFVGQEHIASLIAEHAGLNPIPSTRVEAACASGSLALRQAVLNVASGASDVVLVGGVEKMTDVVDATSAISSASDQEWEALFGATFPSLYAMMAQRYMYEYGLTLEELSMWSVIMHENASKNRYAQFPFKVTLEQVLNSSPVAEPLRLLHCSPVSDGAAALIVCKAEKAKEFVSKDDIIYIKASVQASDTIALHSRESITSLKAARVASEKAYKMANIEPKDIDVAEVHDCFAINGLILMEELGFCKKGEAGKVVYDKKIAIDYDGFPAINPSGGLKAAGHALGATGIRQVGEIYWQLKQDKEVKDRQVEIKNGYGITVNVGGTGGTVCVHILSDKK
- a CDS encoding winged helix-turn-helix domain-containing protein — protein: MKLLFSKTKIEILKKLNERNYTVSELSKILGKSKSTISEHLNALYKMGLVDKESHSKWVYYKITNKGKKVLENLEALILIVGSIFALIGMWVYYAFKQIKLQAREIYVVSKTTVEERVYTVSKVSTTPHQEPLFLIFLIISAFLLIFIIYLAYKIIRR